One segment of Triticum aestivum cultivar Chinese Spring chromosome 2A, IWGSC CS RefSeq v2.1, whole genome shotgun sequence DNA contains the following:
- the LOC123189088 gene encoding heavy metal-associated isoprenylated plant protein 20: MGVLDHLSDLCSMTDTKAALKLRKRRPMQTVNIKVKMDCEGCERRVKNAVKSIRGVTAVSVNPKMSKVTVTGFVEPSKVLARVKSTGKVAEMWPYVPYSLTTYPYVGGAYDKKAPAGFVRGAPQAMADPGAPEVRYMNMFNDEDVNSCAIM, encoded by the exons ATGGGCGTCTTGGATCACCTCTCCGATTTGTGCAGCATGACAGACACAAAGGCAGCCCTCAAGCTCAGGAAGAGGCGGCCGATGCAG ACGGTAAACATCAAAGTGAAGATGGACTGCGAGGGCTGCGAGAGGAGGGTCAAGAACGCCGTCAAGTCGATTCGGG GTGTGACGGCCGTGTCAGTGAACCCCAAGATGAGCAAGGTGACGGTGACGGGGTTCGTGGAGCCGAGCAAGGTGCTGGCGCGGGTGAAGAGCACCGGGAAGGTGGCCGAGATGTGGCCCTACGTGCCGTACTCGCTCACCACCTATCCCTACGTCGGCGGCGCCTACGACAAGAAAGCGCCGGCGGGCTTCGTCCGCGGCGCTCCGCAGGCCATGGCCGACCCCGGAGCGCCGGAGGTCCGGTACATGAACATGTTCAACGACGAGGACGTCAACTCCTGCGCCATCATGTGA